In Mongoliitalea daihaiensis, one DNA window encodes the following:
- a CDS encoding helix-turn-helix domain-containing protein, giving the protein MRNEESNSKESNKEKRLLKFKKELSEFFVKARLELGYKTKDDFSDAKNIVRSQYSHYESGKANPTIETIFNLLNNLGLDYTDLFKLPVNSGKDCKEFDPDLLLEPIKEQVIEEVKRLKGNEFASKFSSINAIRILKTLTFCIKPKSKKEILGNLGLKNTTNNFKRTIGIALELNWLQLTDPISPNNPHQKYFTSEKGKKII; this is encoded by the coding sequence ATGCGAAATGAGGAGAGCAATTCAAAGGAATCAAACAAAGAAAAAAGACTTTTAAAGTTCAAAAAAGAGCTATCTGAATTTTTTGTAAAAGCCAGATTAGAGCTTGGGTATAAAACAAAAGATGACTTCTCAGACGCAAAAAATATAGTTAGATCTCAGTATTCGCATTATGAAAGCGGCAAAGCAAACCCAACCATTGAGACGATTTTTAACTTATTAAATAATCTTGGCCTAGACTACACAGATTTATTTAAACTGCCTGTGAATTCTGGAAAAGATTGCAAAGAATTTGATCCTGATTTGTTGCTTGAGCCTATCAAAGAACAAGTAATAGAAGAAGTAAAAAGATTGAAGGGTAATGAATTTGCTTCCAAATTCTCTTCAATTAATGCAATAAGAATCTTAAAAACACTTACATTTTGTATTAAGCCCAAGTCCAAAAAAGAAATACTTGGCAATCTTGGGTTAAAAAACACAACAAATAATTTTAAAAGAACTATAGGTATTGCCTTAGAATTAAATTGGCTGCAATTGACAGATCCTATAAGCCCAAACAATCCTCACCAAAAGTATTTTACAAGCGAAAAGGGCAAGAAGATTATTTGA
- a CDS encoding TlpA family protein disulfide reductase gives MIYKTTSSIISIVLFLCTLKAYSQDQINPAEIVPLKVGDYLPDLVLDNVLFNEGHPIDLSKYKGSLLILDFWATWCAPCVASFPKLDILEKEFKGGISFLPVTYEDSAKVSVLFEKKESLRPLKKEMLVRDNILRALFPHTSLPHYVWIDQNGKYVGSTGKDEINSTTIRNVISGNFSDLGIIQKNQKVMDDEPLFSGNKHLLGKNLSYQSSFGTHIPRISGKYKFYNTPEGGIRLTISNLSLPWIYKVAFADVGGHITLGQIRVEVSDESKLTYKKELHGDLSQWMKSNTFCYELIVSAEFMDSLYTLMRKDLSVLFPQYHAYVEQREADVYLLQKTGDPIPFGKKTDLSIFTDSFTGFTMKDRYLNSFILSLNSKWLQHLNTPVIDLTGIELPLSMQLDVNASDPEDIDRGLRAFGLSLTKGKKHIPFLIITDRDAETKSEVQ, from the coding sequence ATGATTTATAAAACCACATCATCAATTATATCAATAGTTTTATTCCTTTGTACATTAAAGGCTTACAGTCAGGACCAAATTAATCCTGCGGAAATTGTACCATTAAAGGTAGGCGATTATCTTCCTGATTTGGTATTGGACAATGTCCTATTCAACGAAGGACATCCAATTGACTTATCTAAGTATAAAGGTTCCTTACTCATTTTAGACTTCTGGGCGACTTGGTGCGCTCCATGTGTGGCATCTTTTCCGAAATTGGATATCTTGGAAAAAGAGTTTAAAGGAGGGATATCATTTCTACCTGTGACATACGAAGACTCAGCTAAAGTATCTGTTCTCTTCGAAAAAAAAGAGAGTCTTCGTCCTCTAAAAAAAGAGATGCTAGTACGGGACAATATCCTAAGAGCTTTATTCCCACATACCTCATTGCCCCACTATGTTTGGATAGACCAAAACGGAAAGTATGTAGGCTCAACAGGAAAAGATGAAATTAATTCTACAACAATAAGAAATGTAATTTCTGGTAACTTTTCAGATTTAGGGATCATTCAAAAGAACCAAAAAGTGATGGATGATGAACCCCTATTTTCAGGAAATAAGCATCTTTTGGGCAAAAACCTCAGCTATCAATCCAGTTTTGGTACTCATATTCCAAGAATTAGCGGAAAATATAAGTTTTACAATACCCCAGAGGGAGGCATTAGGCTCACCATTTCAAATCTAAGCCTTCCATGGATTTATAAAGTTGCTTTTGCGGATGTAGGAGGACATATTACCCTTGGTCAGATAAGGGTAGAAGTATCTGACGAGTCAAAATTGACCTATAAAAAGGAGCTACATGGGGACCTTAGTCAATGGATGAAAAGTAATACTTTTTGTTATGAGCTCATTGTATCTGCTGAGTTTATGGACAGCCTATATACATTGATGCGAAAGGATTTATCAGTATTATTTCCGCAGTACCATGCCTACGTTGAACAAAGAGAAGCGGATGTTTACTTGTTACAAAAAACAGGCGACCCTATCCCTTTTGGGAAAAAAACAGATCTCTCAATTTTTACTGACAGTTTTACGGGCTTTACAATGAAAGACCGTTACCTAAATTCCTTTATTCTTTCACTCAATTCAAAATGGCTTCAACACTTAAATACACCTGTAATTGACTTGACAGGAATAGAACTGCCCCTTAGCATGCAGCTAGATGTTAATGCATCAGATCCCGAGGATATAGATAGGGGCTTGAGAGCCTTTGGGCTGAGCCTTACAAAAGGCAAAAAGCATATTCCATTCTTGATAATTACAGATAGAGATGCTGAAACTAAATCGGAGGTTCAATAA
- a CDS encoding SusC/RagA family TonB-linked outer membrane protein — protein MKRQLLILFMIFYVGTAKAQIKGVVYMKATKEALPGATIHVVGTDKYSISNEIGEFEVATENGNHTLRVSFIGFEKQEISVKVPQEGIIEFFLQESGFDLQEAEVFSTGYQEIPKERATGSFERLGQEMIDRPVAPDILSRLQDVTPGLIFNRNGPANDRLSIRGRGTLFSNTSPLIVVDNFPYDGDIENINPNDVASITILRDAAAASIWGAQAGNGVIVITTKTGSAKEKLRVSINSNIRVGEREDLFYAPIMTVDEFINVEQMLFGRGFYNTAEISFLNPPLTPVVEALIANRDGFINDQELNTRLNLYRGIDTRTSFLDEFYRKSIDQQHSVAISGGSEIQTYRLSIGYDKNLGTIRGRDRDRLTISGNQSWNLLKNRLQISSGIYLAKSRTDNQGLSYNNLRMDTNTPLYPYARFRKEDGSPAPINKDFSNNLIEQASQDGLLDWRYFPLEEAFIGENYTIANDLRLNLNLSYKIINGLDAEVQYQYWNLNSNSRNHRPVESHFARSLINDFTQLSNNGGLIRNIPLGGILTNGKTLTSSNHIRSQLRYLKSFGKSDLSLLAGGEIKSLTNNSFSNRYYGYVERIAGFSPVDYINLFPTYSSMGIMTRNIPNADFIRGLNDNFISYYSNGSYTFDKKYTLSASARRDLSNLFGVEANQRGVPLYSLGGSWLLSEESFYKNISSWVPFLKFRATYGYNGNINKEISALTTARQSGTSTFSRLLVRSIVNPPNPDLRWERIRIINLATEFATKNDRLSGYFEFYFKDGLDLIGATPFPSFSGISSFIGNTASTSAQGFDFSLTSRLIDKQFKWTLHNFHSHINEKVNDYEVVGTAINYLQRGTGVGSLLPIPLTGRPLYAIYSFPYMGLDPNSGAPIGILDGEPSMNYNTIVSTTTPEELIFHGAARPTHFGSFRNELSYKGFNLSMNITYRLGYYYRRNSIRYSTVLNAQGGHGDFSKRWQQPGDELITQVPSMPDIINTNRDNLYLYSPVLVERGDHFRLQDIRLSYSFNHAQNSHPIFRNLEIYGYANNLGILWKATDDPLDPDFQTLRALTSFAVGLRLDF, from the coding sequence ATGAAAAGACAATTACTTATCCTATTCATGATATTCTATGTAGGAACTGCGAAAGCCCAAATAAAAGGAGTAGTATATATGAAAGCAACTAAAGAGGCTCTACCTGGTGCCACAATTCATGTTGTAGGAACTGATAAATACTCGATTAGCAATGAAATTGGTGAATTTGAAGTTGCTACAGAAAATGGAAACCATACTCTAAGGGTTAGTTTTATCGGTTTTGAAAAGCAAGAAATATCCGTAAAAGTACCTCAGGAAGGGATAATTGAATTTTTTTTGCAAGAAAGTGGATTTGATCTGCAGGAGGCAGAAGTTTTCTCTACGGGATATCAGGAAATCCCAAAAGAAAGAGCCACAGGCTCATTTGAAAGACTTGGACAAGAAATGATTGATAGGCCTGTTGCTCCCGATATTTTAAGCAGGTTACAAGATGTTACACCCGGGCTAATCTTTAATAGAAACGGACCAGCTAATGATAGGCTTTCTATCAGAGGTAGAGGGACTCTATTTTCTAACACTTCTCCCTTGATCGTGGTAGACAACTTCCCATATGATGGAGATATAGAAAACATTAATCCAAATGATGTTGCAAGTATTACAATACTTAGAGATGCAGCAGCAGCATCAATATGGGGAGCTCAGGCAGGAAATGGTGTAATTGTAATTACTACAAAAACAGGAAGTGCGAAAGAAAAATTAAGGGTTTCAATTAACTCTAACATAAGAGTGGGTGAAAGGGAGGACCTATTTTATGCTCCCATCATGACAGTGGATGAATTTATCAATGTGGAACAAATGCTATTTGGGAGAGGCTTTTATAACACAGCTGAAATCAGTTTTTTAAACCCACCACTAACACCTGTTGTTGAGGCTCTGATAGCCAATAGGGATGGATTTATCAATGATCAGGAACTGAACACAAGGCTGAACCTTTACCGTGGGATAGATACAAGAACATCATTTTTAGATGAGTTTTATAGAAAATCGATAGATCAACAACATAGTGTGGCAATTTCAGGAGGGTCTGAAATTCAAACCTATCGGCTATCCATTGGCTATGACAAAAATCTCGGGACTATAAGGGGCAGAGATAGAGACAGACTGACAATTTCAGGGAACCAAAGTTGGAATCTGTTGAAAAACCGTTTACAGATTTCTTCTGGAATATATCTAGCAAAAAGCAGAACCGACAATCAAGGATTGAGTTACAATAATTTAAGAATGGACACCAATACTCCCCTTTATCCGTATGCAAGATTCCGAAAAGAAGATGGATCACCCGCCCCAATAAACAAAGATTTTAGCAACAATTTGATTGAACAGGCAAGTCAAGATGGGTTATTGGATTGGAGATACTTCCCACTTGAAGAAGCCTTTATCGGAGAAAATTATACAATAGCTAATGACCTCCGGCTAAATTTGAATCTTTCATATAAAATCATCAATGGGTTAGATGCTGAGGTACAATATCAATATTGGAATTTAAATTCTAATTCAAGGAATCACAGGCCAGTGGAAAGCCATTTTGCGAGGTCTCTAATCAATGATTTTACCCAACTTTCAAATAATGGTGGATTGATCCGCAATATTCCATTAGGCGGAATATTAACCAATGGAAAAACATTGACTTCCTCTAACCATATACGGAGTCAATTAAGATATTTAAAATCTTTTGGTAAATCAGACTTATCATTGTTGGCAGGTGGAGAAATTAAGTCTTTGACTAATAATTCCTTTTCAAACAGATATTATGGATATGTAGAGAGAATCGCAGGATTCTCACCTGTAGATTATATCAATCTATTCCCGACCTATAGTTCTATGGGTATCATGACAAGAAATATTCCAAATGCAGACTTTATAAGGGGCTTAAATGATAACTTTATCAGCTACTATTCAAACGGTTCTTACACGTTCGATAAAAAATATACCCTTTCTGCAAGTGCAAGAAGAGATTTGTCAAATTTATTCGGAGTTGAAGCTAACCAAAGGGGTGTTCCATTATATTCCCTAGGCGGGTCTTGGCTACTATCCGAAGAAAGCTTTTATAAAAATATTTCTTCCTGGGTTCCTTTTCTTAAATTTCGAGCTACTTATGGCTACAATGGCAATATAAATAAGGAGATTTCAGCCCTTACCACCGCTAGGCAATCAGGAACCAGTACTTTTTCAAGACTACTTGTCAGATCTATAGTAAACCCCCCTAACCCAGATTTAAGATGGGAAAGAATAAGGATAATCAATCTCGCTACTGAGTTTGCCACTAAAAATGATAGATTATCTGGATACTTTGAATTCTATTTTAAGGATGGACTTGATTTGATCGGCGCTACTCCTTTTCCTTCTTTTTCTGGCATTAGCAGTTTTATCGGAAATACCGCAAGTACATCAGCTCAAGGGTTTGATTTTTCTTTAACAAGTAGGCTTATAGATAAGCAGTTTAAATGGACATTACATAATTTCCATTCACATATAAATGAAAAAGTAAATGATTATGAGGTCGTTGGTACAGCTATCAATTATCTCCAAAGAGGCACAGGTGTAGGATCACTTTTACCTATTCCATTAACCGGAAGACCGCTTTATGCAATTTATTCTTTTCCCTATATGGGACTAGACCCTAATTCTGGGGCTCCTATCGGTATTTTAGATGGAGAGCCGAGTATGAATTATAATACCATAGTTTCGACTACAACTCCAGAAGAACTTATTTTTCATGGAGCAGCTAGACCAACACATTTTGGCTCTTTTAGAAATGAGTTAAGCTACAAGGGTTTTAATTTATCGATGAATATTACTTATCGACTTGGGTATTATTATAGAAGAAATTCCATCAGATATTCTACAGTATTGAATGCTCAAGGAGGACATGGAGACTTTTCCAAAAGGTGGCAGCAGCCAGGTGACGAGTTAATTACTCAAGTGCCATCAATGCCTGATATTATCAATACTAATAGGGACAATTTGTACCTATATTCACCTGTACTTGTTGAACGGGGTGATCATTTCAGATTACAAGACATAAGATTGTCTTATTCGTTTAATCATGCTCAAAATAGCCATCCCATATTTCGAAACCTTGAAATCTATGGTTACGCCAATAATTTAGGAATTCTTTGGAAAGCAACAGATGACCCTCTTGACCCAGATTTTCAGACATTAAGGGCACTAACAAGTTTTGCGGTTGGTTTGAGACTAGATTTTTAA
- a CDS encoding RagB/SusD family nutrient uptake outer membrane protein, whose protein sequence is MKKIIFTIPMIIMLTASCAYLLDEKPSTDLVIPDNLEDLRGLLDSDITVIGKTGALHTASSDDFYLRESGFQNVQEIFLGAYQINYDQLEQFRNGDWEVPYEQIFYCNVVLEELERINPNQSEVVEYNDIKGSAYFLRAYAYFELAVQFNLHPNNPQAINALGLPLKKEANVNIHPSQSSIDETFQFIMDDLNEARLLLVNKPKINTRPSIHALEAFFARIYLYLGKYELALEAANKALQFNKELIDFNQLNLSAARPMPRSDINPEIIFNSVMLSQTPLRLAPGSASLELFQSYEENDLRKSAYFNVVQGFPLFKGTYTGLIPFFTGLATNEMMLIVAESAARMNDYNLALEKLNQLMNNRYRQGTFVSNTKENTPDVLKKILEHRRKELVFRGLRWYDFKRLAFDSENQFEIVRKFGEHELHLSPTDLKTAFPIPLHDIELSDLIQNPR, encoded by the coding sequence ATGAAAAAGATAATTTTCACTATTCCAATGATAATAATGCTAACAGCAAGTTGTGCATACCTTTTGGATGAAAAACCAAGCACTGATTTAGTCATCCCTGATAATTTAGAGGATTTAAGAGGGTTATTAGATTCGGATATAACCGTAATTGGGAAAACAGGCGCTTTACACACAGCATCCTCAGATGACTTTTATTTAAGGGAGTCAGGATTTCAAAATGTCCAAGAGATATTTTTAGGAGCCTATCAAATAAATTATGACCAGTTAGAACAGTTCAGAAATGGTGATTGGGAAGTTCCGTATGAACAAATATTTTATTGCAATGTAGTTTTAGAGGAATTGGAAAGGATCAACCCTAATCAAAGTGAAGTAGTTGAATATAATGACATTAAAGGGTCGGCTTATTTTCTACGAGCGTATGCATACTTTGAATTAGCTGTCCAATTTAACTTGCATCCAAATAACCCACAAGCAATCAATGCACTTGGTCTTCCATTAAAAAAGGAGGCTAATGTAAATATTCATCCAAGTCAGTCTTCTATTGATGAAACTTTCCAATTTATCATGGATGATTTAAATGAAGCTAGGTTATTGTTAGTCAATAAACCAAAAATAAATACAAGACCATCAATTCATGCGCTAGAAGCTTTTTTTGCGAGAATTTATTTGTATTTAGGTAAGTATGAACTAGCATTGGAGGCAGCAAACAAAGCATTGCAATTTAATAAGGAGTTAATTGATTTTAATCAACTCAATTTATCAGCTGCAAGACCAATGCCAAGAAGTGATATCAATCCAGAAATTATTTTCAATAGTGTAATGCTATCCCAAACACCTCTTAGGTTGGCTCCTGGATCAGCTAGTCTAGAATTATTCCAAAGTTATGAAGAAAATGATCTAAGGAAATCAGCTTATTTTAATGTAGTACAAGGATTTCCATTATTCAAAGGGACTTACACAGGTTTGATTCCCTTTTTTACAGGTTTAGCGACTAATGAAATGATGCTAATTGTGGCAGAGTCGGCGGCAAGAATGAATGATTATAATTTAGCATTGGAAAAACTAAACCAGCTGATGAACAACCGCTATAGACAAGGAACATTTGTATCAAATACAAAAGAAAATACTCCTGATGTATTGAAAAAAATATTAGAACACCGCAGAAAAGAATTGGTATTTAGAGGGTTACGGTGGTATGACTTTAAAAGACTAGCATTTGATTCAGAAAACCAATTTGAAATCGTAAGAAAATTTGGTGAACATGAATTGCATTTAAGTCCTACAGACTTAAAAACTGCGTTTCCAATCCCATTACACGATATTGAGTTAAGTGATCTTATTCAGAATCCAAGATAG
- a CDS encoding DUF6520 family protein gives MNTLIKRLPLFAFVLAAVFAFAFTKPTADANIQKFAMIDGAPFNITGQILNEDYTCDDAPTSVCTFEELNGVRVPNSETSGIYVPL, from the coding sequence ATGAATACTTTAATAAAAAGATTACCATTATTCGCATTTGTATTGGCTGCGGTATTTGCTTTTGCATTTACTAAACCAACAGCAGATGCAAACATTCAAAAGTTTGCGATGATTGATGGAGCCCCCTTTAATATTACTGGACAAATCCTAAATGAAGATTATACTTGTGATGATGCTCCTACTTCGGTTTGTACCTTTGAAGAATTGAATGGTGTCAGAGTTCCGAATTCTGAAACTTCAGGTATTTATGTTCCATTATAA
- a CDS encoding MauE/DoxX family redox-associated membrane protein: MEFKSVKVKFGSYILHFTIAILVGLWTYSGFEKLIAWDRSWSAFHNQTFPSDLAAILSYVVPISELVLAMLLILGRTRWWGLMGSVLLLTVFSTYVGLVWWGAFPRVPCNCAGFIESIGWGAHLVMNLSLISVTVLVLGIGYGKQVKP, translated from the coding sequence ATGGAATTTAAGAGTGTAAAAGTAAAGTTTGGAAGTTATATTCTCCACTTTACTATTGCTATTCTGGTTGGTCTTTGGACATACTCTGGATTTGAGAAGCTAATTGCATGGGATAGAAGTTGGTCGGCATTCCATAATCAGACCTTTCCTTCCGATCTGGCTGCGATTCTCAGCTATGTGGTGCCTATTTCAGAACTGGTTTTGGCCATGCTTCTGATCTTAGGACGTACAAGGTGGTGGGGGTTGATGGGGTCTGTCCTTTTGCTTACAGTATTTAGTACCTATGTGGGACTGGTCTGGTGGGGAGCCTTTCCAAGAGTACCCTGCAACTGTGCCGGGTTTATCGAAAGTATAGGCTGGGGCGCCCATCTGGTGATGAACCTGTCATTGATAAGTGTGACAGTATTAGTGTTGGGAATTGGATATGGGAAACAAGTAAAACCCTGA
- a CDS encoding cyclic nucleotide-binding domain-containing protein, translating into MRGKCRILLLKKYFDHLIKIDEKIYFELDKYLIKRSYKKGSFIKKPGEVDRYARFICTGFVSKQWPSKKGRNYRLRIFSPGQVASDFSSYFNDVPHDFSLKSITYCSTFELEKSLESQLLKEVPEIIPLASLINRRILMESIQWYQIFSMNREDGIKNLKENFSQVLNFFSDKDLGFLFKCSEYTIKKLKRNQFG; encoded by the coding sequence ATGAGAGGTAAATGTCGGATACTTTTATTGAAAAAATATTTTGATCATCTAATCAAAATAGATGAAAAAATCTATTTTGAGTTAGACAAATACTTAATAAAAAGAAGTTATAAAAAAGGATCTTTCATCAAAAAACCTGGTGAAGTTGACAGGTATGCTAGATTTATTTGCACTGGTTTTGTATCCAAACAGTGGCCATCCAAAAAAGGTAGAAATTATAGACTTAGAATATTCAGTCCCGGGCAAGTAGCCTCAGATTTTTCATCATATTTTAATGATGTTCCCCATGATTTTTCCTTAAAGTCAATTACTTATTGCTCTACATTTGAACTAGAAAAATCATTAGAATCCCAACTTTTAAAAGAAGTCCCCGAAATCATTCCTCTCGCTTCTTTAATTAATAGAAGAATTTTAATGGAATCAATTCAATGGTATCAAATTTTTAGCATGAATAGAGAGGATGGAATCAAAAACCTTAAAGAAAATTTTTCTCAAGTTTTAAACTTCTTCTCAGATAAAGACCTTGGATTCCTTTTTAAATGCTCAGAATACACTATAAAAAAATTGAAAAGAAACCAATTTGGTTAG
- a CDS encoding fasciclin domain-containing protein gives MKKLKYILSSLVVFSLLFSSCIDENYSVEPTGLSDRELLSNIVAQQQDLSIFLELVQQNNLLGLLVGNRTQDQRAIFAPTNQAFIDFLAANGFESAADVPNLANVLRFHIANPNVTRSMLSQTNFTSIQTALSGRNISVTRTNGNVLLNGQSVNILRSNTDGNGTIHVIDQILVPGS, from the coding sequence ATGAAAAAGTTAAAATACATCTTATCATCCTTAGTAGTCTTCAGTTTGTTGTTCTCTAGCTGCATTGATGAAAACTACTCAGTTGAACCAACAGGTTTGTCGGATAGAGAATTGTTAAGCAATATTGTTGCACAACAACAAGATTTAAGCATATTCTTGGAACTAGTTCAACAAAACAACCTATTAGGTTTGTTAGTTGGAAATAGGACGCAAGATCAACGCGCTATTTTTGCACCAACTAATCAAGCGTTTATTGATTTCTTAGCTGCAAATGGTTTTGAGTCTGCTGCTGATGTTCCTAATCTGGCCAATGTTTTAAGATTCCATATTGCAAACCCCAATGTTACTAGAAGCATGTTGAGTCAAACCAACTTCACATCGATTCAAACGGCTCTGTCGGGTAGAAATATCTCTGTAACAAGAACTAATGGTAATGTATTATTAAATGGTCAATCTGTAAATATCCTAAGATCCAATACAGATGGAAATGGTACAATTCATGTAATTGACCAAATATTAGTGCCTGGTAGTTAA